The DNA segment ACTGGTGACATATATGAGAAAGGATGGATTAGTGAGATGTATGGATACTCTTTTGGTGCAGCAGAAGTGAGTTGACCCTTTAAAATGTTTACTGTATTTTGTAGATTGCTATGGCCCTAACTATTAAGCACTTTATTGAACTATTTAAATTTCACTATTTGTTTTGCTTTTATCCTTCGTTCGCCCTTTTCATTTGGCTTTTCTTCTGCTGTTCACAGGTTGGGCTCAAACACAAGATCAATGATAACTTGATGATTTACCCAGGTTACGCACCCCGTGAGGGAGTTGAGCCAATTCTTCTTCATTATGGGCTTCCATTTAGGGTTGGGAATTGGTCATTTAGTAAGGCTGACCATGATGAGGATGAGATTGTTTATAGCTGTGACCAGCTCTTTCCTCAACCTCCTTATCCCAGGGAGGTATGTATACCAACATATTAATTGGAGGAAACTAGTGTCTTTTAGAAAACTACTTCTTATTCCAGTGGCATTGTTGTCTCAGTCCTGTAGAGAAGCATATATATTCCCTTTGATGTGTATAAATAAGACTCAGCATTTTAAGCCTAATGTTTTAGTCATTATACTGAATGAATGCATCCGTACatcagtgtttttttttttttcaagttttaatgaattttgaaaatttattattgCAGGTAATGCAGTTGGAAATAGATCCTAATCTACGGCGAGGACTATTTTTAAGTATAGAGTGCATAAATATTCTAAATGAAGCTCTTCTGTTACATCATGCAGCTAACGGCTGCCCTAAACCAGCATGGTCTAAATATGTGAACTTTCTTAAAAGCAGAGCCTTTGCTGAACTAACTAAACCAAAAACTGTAACTCCTGCTACTCTACAAATGATGGAGGATGCAGTACAAGAACATATTGATCATGATGCTACCCGGCCATATCCTAAAATCCATACTGTTTTTTCCACTGAATGCACACCATATTTTGACTGGCAGACTGTAGGGCTTATGCATAGTTTCCGTTTAAGTGGGCAGCCAGGAAATATCACTAGACTTCTTAGCTGCTCTGATGCGGACTTAAAGCTATATAAAGGCCATAACCTGGCTCCCACCCATTATGTTCCTTCTATGAGTCAACATCCATTAACAGGCGATTGGTAATTCTGTCTGTATTTCAATTGTATTATGTTTGTCTTCTTAGTTAATTTCTATTTCTGCACTTACAGTAGGGAAATAGCAATCAACAAAAGTGGTTATAAAGTCAAGCATGAAATGGGCAAAGACTAATCTTCGCAACATCCTTTTGTTTTTTCAGAagattttaaaactaatttagcTAAAAGCATTTCATCTTGATGAACTTCTCCTGATGataaaattaagattttatCTGAAACTATATTCGCTATGGTCAAATTTGTTATCTGCCTTggttgatttttctttttcaatttccatttttctctgatttttatttcgAGTGAAAGAAAACTGTCTGCTTGCTGACAGGGAACCTAGACTATGAGTAACAGATATATCTTCTCAACTTTATTTCCCTATTAAAACAAATGAAACCTTCTAAACCCAAGCTGGATGTGATTATTATGCATTACGTATTGGGGTAGCTTTTGATGTTCTAAACATACGATTCTGGGTTTAGTCCATCTGGGACTGGTGGGACCACCACCAaacttcatttatttatttaatctgCAACACTACTCACTGTGGCAGGCCTCCACAGAGGAGTGTCTGGATCTGTGAGGAACAATAAGAGTGAAGGGAATTATAGATTTAAGCCGTAGCATGGAGATAACAATTACTGCAGTAACTTTTTAGGAGGTCCCTGAGTGGAGAGAGTAGTTTGCAAGGCAGTTAGGGAGACTAATTGTAAGTTATTGGTCATTGATTGTTTGGGAGATAGAGGGAAGATGGTAAGGCATAGATCACCTGATACATGGATAGGTGACTTATGGTGTATAGTCTAATCCTTTATCAGTCAATACTTCCTTGCCTAACATTACCTTTCGTTGCTGGAACAACCTTGTCCCCAAGGTTAAAATTTGGAAATTGGTCTTTTATGGTGGAAATATCTTCCCATGGGCCGCTTTGGGACCACCCTCCTGCCATTGCACCAACACTTGTTGTATTGGCTCACCCTAGTGTTGGATAGCCAAAATTGTTTGTGTAATTCATTTGGCAATTGTCTCTCAATTGGATGAGTTCCTACTATTAGTTTCAATTGAGATGCTTGGTAAACTGTATGTATGCGGGAAGCCTTGGGAAGTTGTAATACATAAGCCACAAACCCTACTTGTTTGAGGACAACAAAAAGACCCTAGTAACATGTTGACAATTTTGGGTGTAACTGCATAGACATGGTTATCAAACTCGCGAGCTAACTCGTTAACACATTTGAGTTTATGTTCCCACTCACCCTGGGCGAGTTAactagaaagcaaaatcgttTTAAGAGAAAACTTGGTAGACTCGTTGTAAACTCGGTGAACTTTCTTGAACTTGCAAGTCTGCAACCGAGTTGGCGAGTCTAGATAGACTTTTTTTAAACCCTGTTaggaatgaagaaaataaatataggaTTGATATCCCTTGTGTAAAATACACATAGGGGTCTTTATTTATAgatgaaaataataacagaatcaataacataataacagaataatataaactatggGCTAAGCCCGTTACATTCAAcactcccctcaagttggtgcaTATAAATCATATGTACCAAGcttgttacaaatataatcaataCTAGATCCCCGTAAAGATTTAGTGaaaatatctgctaattgatcattTAAATTAACAAATTCAGTCTTGATGTCTCCAGACACATtcttttctcgaatgaaatgacaattaatctcaatatgtttggtcctttcatgaaagacgggatttgagctaatatgaagagcaaCCTAATTATCACAAGTGAGTGTCATTTAAATGACTTCTCCATATTGCAATTCTTCGagtaactgtttaagccaaataagctcacaagtagctGAAGCCATAGCTCTATATTCCGCTTCAgcactagatcttgccacaacattttgtttcttactCTTCCAAGAAATTAAATTATCACCAATAGAAACACAATATTCGGAAGTAGATATTCTATCAGACgagatcctgcccaatcagcatctgaataacaTACAACTCTAGTATGATTATTGTGACCATATAACAAGTCTTTTTCAGGACAACCTTTAATGTATTTCAAtatacgaatgactgcattccaatgatcaACACATGGTCAATTAAGgaattgactcaccacactaaCAACAAATGAAATATCTGGACAAGTGACAGTAAGATAGTTCACTTTTCCGACTAATCTTTTGTACTCCTCATGATTTGAGAAAGGCTCCCCTGACTAGGTAGGAGTTTTACATTAGGATCCATAGGTGTCTcaacaaattttgaatttgttaatttagtttcctccaaaatatccaatgcatatttcctcTGAGAAATAGCAATACCATTGTTTGATTGTGCTGCCTCAATTCCTAAGAAATATCTaagtttgccaagatctttggtctaaaagtgtttacaaaggtgttgttttacctataagatgccatggtgatcacttcctgtaagaacaatgtcatcaacatttagtacaagatagatacacccaacACTCGAGTGACGGTGAAAAAAACGAATGATCTGCTTCAGTGCGAGTCATACCAAACTATTTAACAACTTTGCCAAAATTTTCAAACCAAGCCCTGGGAGACTGCTTGTGACCATATAAGGATTTGTGGagacgacataccaatccagaagactccccctgagcaacaaagccgggaggttgctccatataaatttcttcctgcaaatccccaATAAGAAAGACATTTTTgacatccagttgataaagaggccatTGTTGAATAACAACCATGGCTATGAATAAGCGAACTGAAGCCATCTTTGCTACTATAGAAAAAATATCACCATATTCTAAACCAAAAAATTGGGTATAACCCTTAACTacaagacgagctttgagaTGATCAATAGTACCATTAAGACTAATTTTAATAGCAAAGACtcacctgcaaccaacaacaaaTTTCCCAGAAGGTCAACAAACGAGTTagacgactaatggataataagttaaagAGAGACCCATGAACATAAAGAACATTGTCAATAGATcaagaaggaagaagatgaatagtaccaacaccatggGATGAAACCCTAGAGCCATTGGCCATGGTAATGGTTGGTAAATAACCGGAGGTAgacaaagaagagaaaaaagatttattaccagTTCAAACACAGTATTACGCTCCCTGCCTTCAAATCTTCTATTCAAAGCAGTTGTGAAATCTTCCCACGATGGGTTCCTGGACTTTTGAGGCCAAAATTTGAACCAATAGTTGTTGTCTCCTTCCATACAAATGAGAgccaaatataatttttctttttgagaGGCATTCTTTACTTCAAAAAAATTTCCAGCTCTTGCTGTCCATCCTAACATATCATTCCCTTCAAAAGTGGTTAATTCCACCCTTTTAGTCCAAGGTCTCAGCAGTTCTTCTCCCTCTTCGTCTGATTTGTTACCTTGGACAGATCTTCCTTCCTTCTTTTTTCATCATTAACTGAATTTTCCTCTCCTTCTGACAACTTCTcacttttcttgatttcaagTAGAAGTTCTTTGATTTCTTTCATGTTTGGCAAGGTGTCTTTCATAATAGCTATATATGCTTTCAATAATCTTTCCTTGTTCATTGGCCCATCTTTCCAACATACGTAGTCGACTCTCCATTTTGTCTCCTAGATGATGTATCCAACAGATTGCACCAAACTTGTTATCTACCTCCTCAAAGAATAGAAACAAGATAGAGAAGAACGTAGACTAAGACTCTTCTTTCTGTATTGTTTCAGCACTTATCAACTTTGAACACAAACATCAGCTTACAAATGAAATCTTTTCCTTTCACACCGGGCACATTCCCTATCGCAACAACTGAAAACTCTCTTTCCCCAACACTCACAAGAAAAGACTATATATAGACTTTCTCAGAAAGTCTCACCTCGACTAACTTAactaatatttttgaatttctttctATAATACACTTTCCATTTCCCCTCATTACTTTCGTGCCTAACACAATCATACTCAGATAAAGCACTGGCACAAGGACATAAATCAACACTCAAGCTCCAACGGTTGTATTCAAGACAACTATAAATCGAAGTTTTTCTATGCAAAAATGACAAAGAATTCTAAGAGTTTCTACATGAATTTACTGTTGTCCATACAATAGTTTGCATAAATCTTATATGTGCTAAATCAAAACATCGTCTACTAGACGACTTAGAGAAAATGAACTTTGTGTGGAAGTATTTTCTCATACAAGGAGCCTTAATAGATTATATCTCTCTAGTGAGTTTCCTTGTAATAAttttcaaacaatttttcttaTAAGGTCAGGAACGGCATTGTATACTGGGGAAAGCCATAAGTGGTTTAGTGTTAAAGAATATTTGTGTTTTATCTCAATGGAGTTCTACTGTGTACTTCTATGTAGTGCATGTCTTGATCTTTAAATTGTATAACATTGGTATTGATAAGGTGCAGAGAATAACTAATTGCTTATTTGTATGACATTTGTGTCACAATCTACTACTCATCTGTCTTTTGTTGATGTTTTACAGCTGAAATGGTATATAAATATCTTGCTCCACTACTCTAAATGCACAATAATTGAGATCCTATCACCTTTAGATGTTTATTTAGATGAATTATTTAGACATTAGGTAAAGAAATGAATTTCTCTGTTTTATATCAGGTATCCAGCCATTAACAAACCAGCTGCTGTTCTCCACTGGATCAATCATGCAAATATTGAAGCTGAATTCATAGTGATTCTAGACGCTGATATGATAATGAGAGGCCCAATTACCCCATGGGAATTCAAAGCTGCACGGGGTAAACCTGTTTCAACTCCCTATGAGTAAGCGTGTGAATTCAATTTATCATTGTAAAACCTATTAGTGCTGTTGGCATCAATGTATTGTGGATGTTGTGGTCTTTCTGGGTTTTGTCTTGGTATGGTGAttcatttgttgttttttttttttacatgctAGCTACCTTATTGGCTGTGACAATGAGCTTGCAAAATTGCATACAAGCCATCCCGAGGCTTGTGACAAGGTTGGTGGTGTAATCATCATGCATATAGATGATTTGAGAAAATTTGCTTTACTTTGGCTGCATAAAACTGAGGAAGTTCGGGCTGATAGAGCTCATTATGCAAGAAACATAACAGGAGACATATATGAATCGGGTTGGATCAGCGAGATGTACGGTTACTCCTTCGGTGCAGCAGaggtattttgtttttaaattttcacaATTCATACTCAGCATAGATGTTCATCTAAGCACAAGCATGGGAGGCAACACAGAAATTCTAAATGcttttatattatatgttaTAATTTGGACATGGTTTCCTTTCTGAACTTTTCATGCTTTATGAGTCTTCACATGATTATATGCTCTATATCTTTCTGTGGATTGAAATGATCATCAAATTTCATCCCCCATCGTACCCTCTTTAAATTATGAGCAGGTTTCACTGTATAACCTGTAATGCTGTTGATGCAGTTGAAATTGAGGCATACTATAAACAGAGAGATTATGCTATACCCAGGATATGTTCCTGAACCAGGAATCAAATATAGAGCTTTTCACTATGGATTAGAATTCAAAGTTGGGAATTGGAGTTTTGACAAGGCAGACTGGCGAGAAGTCGACATGGTTAACAGATGCTGGGCCAAGTTTCCAGAGCCACCAGACCCATTAACACTAGATCACAATGATGAGGAGAATTTACAGCGAGATTTTCTCAGTATAGAATGTGTGAAGACACTAAATGAAGCATTGCGCTTGCATCATGAAAAAATGGACTGCCGCAAAGATGGTTCCATATCCAAATTAAACGTCTCTTCTACATTAGGCAATTTCAGTAAAAATTTTGAATCAAAGGAAAATCATAAGTCAGCAGATTATTCTGGGGAAATGGTTAGCGTTCAAAAAGACGGGACAGGGATACCTAGTTCCTTCAGGTGGTGGGTGTTATTTTTATGTGCATTTTCTGTATTTGGATTCTTGGTAATAGTTTTTTTGGTGCATTCTAGTCATAAAAGAAAAGGAATGAAAATGAAACACCATAGAACCAGGAGAAGAAACTTGTAACCAGGATAGAAGGAGGGACATCACTTGAACCGTCTTGCCTCTTTAATCATTTTGCTTCTCTTATTCTACGTCGTAAAGCATGCAGGTAAAGAATTTAAGACTACCCTGCAGTAAAGTGATCATAAATTGAAGGGACAAGTTATATTACTTGAGAGATTTTGGTTTCATTCCCATAGAGCATGATCATATGAACGTTCGAGACCTCTCATTTGGACAGGTTTGAGAGTGCTTGTACTATATTTGTACCCAGAATTCATGAAAAGATTAGCAACATGGAATGAGATGAGAGAATCAAATTCTGCACCTTAGATGTTCAAATTTGTTGGTGTTGAACTGGGATTGTCCTCCCGATCAGGGGATTGATTCACTCACAGCAAAGGCATTTGATGAGTTGTGAATTGTGACTG comes from the Phaseolus vulgaris cultivar G19833 chromosome 8, P. vulgaris v2.0, whole genome shotgun sequence genome and includes:
- the LOC137824237 gene encoding peptidyl serine alpha-galactosyltransferase-like isoform X1, translating into MEKFSILLSLVMLGLAICNVGRVEGAQKAPWRIQTLFSVECQNYFDWQTVGLMHSFRKAKQPGHITRLLSCTEEQKKTYRGMHLAPTFEVPSMSKHPTTGDWYPAINKPAGVLHWLKYSKDAENVDWVIILDADMIIRGRIVPWKLGAEKGRPVAAYYGSFSRYLRGCDNILAQLHTKHPELCDKVGGLLAMHIDDLRSLASMWLSKTEEVRQDRAHWGVNITGDIYEKGWISEMYGYSFGAAEVGLKHKINDNLMIYPGYAPREGVEPILLHYGLPFRVGNWSFSKADHDEDEIVYSCDQLFPQPPYPREVMQLEIDPNLRRGLFLSIECINILNEALLLHHAANGCPKPAWSKYVNFLKSRAFAELTKPKTVTPATLQMMEDAVQEHIDHDATRPYPKIHTVFSTECTPYFDWQTVGLMHSFRLSGQPGNITRLLSCSDADLKLYKGHNLAPTHYVPSMSQHPLTGDWYPAINKPAAVLHWINHANIEAEFIVILDADMIMRGPITPWEFKAARGKPVSTPYDYLIGCDNELAKLHTSHPEACDKVGGVIIMHIDDLRKFALLWLHKTEEVRADRAHYARNITGDIYESGWISEMYGYSFGAAELKLRHTINREIMLYPGYVPEPGIKYRAFHYGLEFKVGNWSFDKADWREVDMVNRCWAKFPEPPDPLTLDHNDEENLQRDFLSIECVKTLNEALRLHHEKMDCRKDGSISKLNVSSTLGNFSKNFESKENHKSADYSGEMVSVQKDGTGIPSSFRWWVLFLCAFSVFGFLVIVFLVHSSHKRKGMKMKHHRTRRRNL
- the LOC137824237 gene encoding peptidyl serine alpha-galactosyltransferase-like isoform X2 — protein: MEKFSILLSLVMLGLAICNVGRVEGAQKAPWRIQTLFSVECQNYFDWQTVGLMHSFRKAKQPGHITRLLSCTEEQKKTYRGMHLAPTFEVPSMSKHPTTGDWYPAINKPAGVLHWLKYSKDAENVDWVIILDADMIIRGRIVPWKLGAEKGRPVAAYYGYLRGCDNILAQLHTKHPELCDKVGGLLAMHIDDLRSLASMWLSKTEEVRQDRAHWGVNITGDIYEKGWISEMYGYSFGAAEVGLKHKINDNLMIYPGYAPREGVEPILLHYGLPFRVGNWSFSKADHDEDEIVYSCDQLFPQPPYPREVMQLEIDPNLRRGLFLSIECINILNEALLLHHAANGCPKPAWSKYVNFLKSRAFAELTKPKTVTPATLQMMEDAVQEHIDHDATRPYPKIHTVFSTECTPYFDWQTVGLMHSFRLSGQPGNITRLLSCSDADLKLYKGHNLAPTHYVPSMSQHPLTGDWYPAINKPAAVLHWINHANIEAEFIVILDADMIMRGPITPWEFKAARGKPVSTPYDYLIGCDNELAKLHTSHPEACDKVGGVIIMHIDDLRKFALLWLHKTEEVRADRAHYARNITGDIYESGWISEMYGYSFGAAELKLRHTINREIMLYPGYVPEPGIKYRAFHYGLEFKVGNWSFDKADWREVDMVNRCWAKFPEPPDPLTLDHNDEENLQRDFLSIECVKTLNEALRLHHEKMDCRKDGSISKLNVSSTLGNFSKNFESKENHKSADYSGEMVSVQKDGTGIPSSFRWWVLFLCAFSVFGFLVIVFLVHSSHKRKGMKMKHHRTRRRNL